A single window of Nematostella vectensis chromosome 4, jaNemVect1.1, whole genome shotgun sequence DNA harbors:
- the LOC116614630 gene encoding uncharacterized protein LOC116614630 isoform X1, with protein sequence MADASGSNAGPGKKRKRPAKLPPMDELVQKAKQSFATKPKKESHSVCGWNPYTKKKSNKNTYNAGRQNRRQKKAKDDCTDILSRARELLRNWEGQSRHRPSWSERSITLQESWESLRFQLFNAKLGSFAVMPSQTCMLCINKMPSIQCPDCGPRTALCSECDISVHKSSPFHDRQALVQGHYVPIVPCLSWCTTSETWKNESKHESKSG encoded by the exons ATGGCGGATGCCTCCGGGTCAAATGCCGGGCCAGGCAAGAAGCGTAAAAGGCCCGCAAAACTGCCGCCCATGGATGAGCTCGTCCAAAAAGCTAAACAAAGTTTTGCTACTAAACCGAAAAAGGAATCGCATTCGGTGTGCGGGTGGAACCCGTACACAAAGAAAAAGTCAAATAAGAATACATACAATGCAGGTCGACAGAATCGCCGACAGAAGAAAGCCAAAG ATGATTGTACGGATATTTTAAGCCGAGCGAGAGAACTGCTGAGAAACTGGGAGGGACAGAGCAGGCACAGGCCTTCCTGGAGCGAAAGATCCATCACACTACAAGAAAGCTGGGAATCTCTGCGTTTTCAGCTATTCAATGCTAAACTAGGGTCGTTTGCAGTAATGCCCAGCCAAACATGCATGCtttgtattaataaaatgcCAAGTATACAGTGCCCAGACTGTGGACCAAGAACTGCTTTGTGTTCTGAGTGTGATATATCTGTACATAAAAGCAGTCCATTCCACGACAGACAGGCACTGGTGCAGGGCCATTATGTTCCAATAGTGCCCTGCTTATCATGGTGTACTACCTCAGAGACCTGGAAAAATGAGAGTAAGCATGAGAGTAAAAGTGGCTGA
- the LOC5507270 gene encoding E3 ubiquitin-protein ligase DTX4 isoform X3, translating into MAAKCIVWEWQENSMLWLPYSAQLSQFLEDNFAKNLHDKHLNLGAVEPSMACYDINFGLMIQTRKDTGTVRGVRRTVCAHDSPFARGFSWTWEGDYGDWISYDVTTACDLEKACDLQHSMLDLSSCAIGLPNIVDFRKMEQINKNTGFRRKVLRKSDPHPYPKDTKRSPSKSMPKSPGGHSASKAPASNVSPSKQESPKSGKASNVKETSESDKKSKAKKLKVSKSGVLQKFCKTSSNPPDEECAICIEKLSKVSGFCQTASSTLPKVKQLTKCNHCFHEECLLELLKNSKGGCIQCPTCKTIHGHKIGTQPDGSMTVHSTSHSLPGYPDCGMITIRYDFRPGIQVLRLLREAWSRRLIFTIATSVTTGLEDTVVWNEIHHKTDAFTNHSGHGYPDPKYLDNVLAELASQGVEDDGT; encoded by the exons ATGGCGGCAAAATGTATAGTTTGGGAATGGCAAGAAAACTCAATGCTATGGCTCCCCTATAGTGCACAACTATCGCAGTTTCTCGAGGATAATTTTGCCAAAAATCTTCATGACAAACATCTGAATCTGGGAGCCGTGGAGCCATCGATGGCTTGTTATGATATTAATTTTGGTCTGATGATACAGACAAGGAAAGATACAG GGACCGTAAGAGGAGTACGGCGGACTGTATGTGCCCATGATTCACCATTTGCTAGGGGTTTTTCCTGGACTTGGGAAGGTGACTATGGTGATTGGATATCTTATGATGTTACCACTGCATGCGATTTGGAAAAAGCATGTGATCTTCAGCACTCTATGCTAGATTTAAGCTCCTGTGCTATCGGCTTGCCAAACATTGTTGACTTTAGAAAGATGGAGCAAATTAACAAGAACACTGGGTTTAGGAGAAAAGTTTTGAGAAAGTCAGATCCACATCCTTATCCTAAAGATACTAAAAGAAGTCCTTCTAAGAGCATGCCAAAAAGTCCAGGAGGACATTCAGCATCAAAAGCACCAGCATCAAATGTATCACCATCAAAGCAAGAGTCCCCTAAATCTGGGAAAGCTTCCAATGTAAAAGAAACCTCAGAGTCAGACAAGAAATCAAAGGCAAAGAAGTTAAAAGTTTCTAAAAGTGGTGTACTGCAGAAATTTTGCAAAACTTCTTCAAACCCGCCAGATGAG GAGTGTGCCATATGCATTGAGAAGTTATCAAAAGTTTCAGGCTTCTGTCAGACTGCAAGTTCTACTCTTCCTAAGGTCAAACAACTCACAAAATGCAATCATTGCTTCCATGAGGAATGTCTTCTTGAGCTTTTGAAAAACTCTAAG GGTGGCTGCATACAGTGTCCCACATGTAAGACAATCCATGGTCACAAGATTGGAACCCAACCAGATGGATCAATGACTGTTCACAGTACAAGCCATTCTCTCCCTGGATATCCAGACTGTGGCATGATTACCATCAGATATGACTTCAGACCAGGAATCCAG GTTCTAAGACTTCTCCGTGAAGCATGGAGTCGCAGACTCATATTCACCATAGCAACATCGGTAACAACAGGTCTTGAGGACACTGTGGTATGGAATGAGATTCATCATAAAACAGATGCATTCACAAATCACAGTGGACATGGATACCCTGACCCTAAATACCT
- the LOC5507270 gene encoding E3 ubiquitin-protein ligase DTX4 isoform X2 — protein MAAKCIVWEWQENSMLWLPYSAQLSQFLEDNFAKNLHDKHLNLGAVEPSMACYDINFGLMIQTRKDTGTVRGVRRTVCAHDSPFARGFSWTWEGDYGDWISYDVTTACDLEKACDLQHSMLDLSSCAIGLPNIVDFRKMEQINKNTGFRRKVLRKSDPHPYPKDTKRSPSKSMPKSPGGHSASKAPASNVSPSKQESPKSESDKKSKAKKLKVSKSGVLQKFCKTSSNPPDEECAICIEKLSKVSGFCQTASSTLPKVKQLTKCNHCFHEECLLELLKNSKGGCIQCPTCKTIHGHKIGTQPDGSMTVHSTSHSLPGYPDCGMITIRYDFRPGIQGPEHPHPGNRYHTSGFPRTCYLPDNQKGQKVLRLLREAWSRRLIFTIATSVTTGLEDTVVWNEIHHKTDAFTNHSGHGYPDPKYLDNVLAELASQGVEDDGT, from the exons ATGGCGGCAAAATGTATAGTTTGGGAATGGCAAGAAAACTCAATGCTATGGCTCCCCTATAGTGCACAACTATCGCAGTTTCTCGAGGATAATTTTGCCAAAAATCTTCATGACAAACATCTGAATCTGGGAGCCGTGGAGCCATCGATGGCTTGTTATGATATTAATTTTGGTCTGATGATACAGACAAGGAAAGATACAG GGACCGTAAGAGGAGTACGGCGGACTGTATGTGCCCATGATTCACCATTTGCTAGGGGTTTTTCCTGGACTTGGGAAGGTGACTATGGTGATTGGATATCTTATGATGTTACCACTGCATGCGATTTGGAAAAAGCATGTGATCTTCAGCACTCTATGCTAGATTTAAGCTCCTGTGCTATCGGCTTGCCAAACATTGTTGACTTTAGAAAGATGGAGCAAATTAACAAGAACACTGGGTTTAGGAGAAAAGTTTTGAGAAAGTCAGATCCACATCCTTATCCTAAAGATACTAAAAGAAGTCCTTCTAAGAGCATGCCAAAAAGTCCAGGAGGACATTCAGCATCAAAAGCACCAGCATCAAATGTATCACCATCAAAGCAAGAGTCCCCTAAA TCAGAGTCAGACAAGAAATCAAAGGCAAAGAAGTTAAAAGTTTCTAAAAGTGGTGTACTGCAGAAATTTTGCAAAACTTCTTCAAACCCGCCAGATGAG GAGTGTGCCATATGCATTGAGAAGTTATCAAAAGTTTCAGGCTTCTGTCAGACTGCAAGTTCTACTCTTCCTAAGGTCAAACAACTCACAAAATGCAATCATTGCTTCCATGAGGAATGTCTTCTTGAGCTTTTGAAAAACTCTAAG GGTGGCTGCATACAGTGTCCCACATGTAAGACAATCCATGGTCACAAGATTGGAACCCAACCAGATGGATCAATGACTGTTCACAGTACAAGCCATTCTCTCCCTGGATATCCAGACTGTGGCATGATTACCATCAGATATGACTTCAGACCAGGAATCCAG GGCCCCGAGCACCCTCACCCTGGTAACAGATATCACACGTCAGGCTTCCCAAGGACCTGCTACCTCCCAGATAATCAAAAAGGGCAAAAG GTTCTAAGACTTCTCCGTGAAGCATGGAGTCGCAGACTCATATTCACCATAGCAACATCGGTAACAACAGGTCTTGAGGACACTGTGGTATGGAATGAGATTCATCATAAAACAGATGCATTCACAAATCACAGTGGACATGGATACCCTGACCCTAAATACCT
- the LOC116614630 gene encoding uncharacterized protein LOC116614630 isoform X2, translating into MPPGQMPGQARSVKGPQNCRPWMSSSKKLNKVLLLNRKRNRIRCAGGTRTQRKSQIRIHTMQVDRIADRRKPKRLKRQQNTAFQMMEKMQICEMIVRIF; encoded by the exons ATGCCTCCGGGTCAAATGCCGGGCCAGGCAAGAAGCGTAAAAGGCCCGCAAAACTGCCGCCCATGGATGAGCTCGTCCAAAAAGCTAAACAAAGTTTTGCTACTAAACCGAAAAAGGAATCGCATTCGGTGTGCGGGTGGAACCCGTACACAAAGAAAAAGTCAAATAAGAATACATACAATGCAGGTCGACAGAATCGCCGACAGAAGAAAGCCAAAG AGACTGAAGAGACAGCAGAACACTGCATTCCAAATGATGGAGAAAATGCAGATTTGTGAG ATGATTGTACGGATATTTTAA
- the LOC5507266 gene encoding uncharacterized protein LOC5507266 produces the protein MTETLAQTRLQLQNAESSVLFMQQEHAQTLKGLYAEISKLQKKCGELTFKIAMNATSSTTDEGQLCQELSEAQETIKTLRSENTDFKAIIDTGYKRIVLLETQLNGFEQKYNQDIMERDKHISILTKELTAKSDTVAYLTTQLHQSKIKNASRKQEQAMLSGQAKERKENSISSAKHKESSGNVTSEVSGFAEESTGSATCVTPSPPAEKATGPRVRRPFRRSATSPSPIDTSIAKSKSQRAVGVQDSPNEIRLNVSSAKSKSKGLPTRPRRSSSPSRPGLGIAKSYPRSGIRDGPPPDEYVEFLRSGVRPEPQVVVRAAPEPLPPISSNELGTSYRGKTPRHSEEVSKIIVSPLGSPEKGWRHKEHSQQSNGPEM, from the exons ATGACAGAAACATTGGCACAAACTCGTCTGCAACTCCAGAATGCTGAAAGTTCTGTTCTGTTTATGCAACAAGAACACGCACAAACGCTGAAAGGATTGTACGCCGAAATTAGTAAACTTCAAAAGAAATGCGGAG AACTTACGTTCAAGATAGCTATGAACGCGACAAGTTCAACAACCGACGAAG ggCAACTTTGCCAAGAGCTTTCTGAAGCACAGGAAACCATCAAGACACTGCGTTCAGAGAACACAGACTTTAAAGCAATCATAGACACTGGGTACAAACGCATTGTCCTTTTGGAAACACAGTTGAATGGTTTTGAGCAGAAATACAACCAAGACATCATGGAGCGTGATAAGCACATCTCAATACTTACCAAAGAGCTTACTGCTAAGTCAGACACTGTAGCTTACCTAACCACACAACTTCACCaatccaaaataaaaaatgcctCTCGAAAACAAGAACAAGCTATGCTGTCAGGACaagcaaaagaaagaaaagaaaatagtaTCAGTTCAGCTAAACACAAAGAAAGCTCAGGGAATGTTACCAGTGAAGTATCTGGTTTTGCTGAGGAGTCTACTGGTAGTGCTACCTGTGTCACACCCTCACCTCCTGCAGAGAAAGCTACTGGTCCACGTGTGCGGAGGCCATTTAGACGGTCGGCCACTTCCCCATCCCCTATTGACACGAGCATAGCAAAATCAAAGTCCCAACGGGCAGTAGGTGTTCAGGACTCTCCTAATGAAATCAGGTTGAATGTCTCATCAGCAAAATCAAAGAGTAAGGGTTTGCCAACTCGTCCAAGACGAAGCTCCTCTCCTTCAAGACCAGGTCTGGGTATTGCTAAGTCATACCCAAGGTCTGGTATCAGGGATGGCCCCCCTCCTGATGAGTATGTGGAATTCTTGAGGAGTGGAGTTCGTCCTGAGCCGCAGGTGGTTGTACGGGCTGCTCCTGAACCCCTGCCACCCATTTCCAGTAATGAACTAGGAACTTCTTACCGCGGAAAGACACCAAGGCATTCAGAGGAAGTTAGCAAAATTATAGTTTCACCACTAGGATCCCCAGAGAAGGGCTGGAGACACAAGGAACATTCACAGCAGTCAAATGGACCTGAGATGTGA
- the LOC5507270 gene encoding E3 ubiquitin-protein ligase DTX4 isoform X1 — MAAKCIVWEWQENSMLWLPYSAQLSQFLEDNFAKNLHDKHLNLGAVEPSMACYDINFGLMIQTRKDTGTVRGVRRTVCAHDSPFARGFSWTWEGDYGDWISYDVTTACDLEKACDLQHSMLDLSSCAIGLPNIVDFRKMEQINKNTGFRRKVLRKSDPHPYPKDTKRSPSKSMPKSPGGHSASKAPASNVSPSKQESPKSGKASNVKETSESDKKSKAKKLKVSKSGVLQKFCKTSSNPPDEECAICIEKLSKVSGFCQTASSTLPKVKQLTKCNHCFHEECLLELLKNSKGGCIQCPTCKTIHGHKIGTQPDGSMTVHSTSHSLPGYPDCGMITIRYDFRPGIQGPEHPHPGNRYHTSGFPRTCYLPDNQKGQKVLRLLREAWSRRLIFTIATSVTTGLEDTVVWNEIHHKTDAFTNHSGHGYPDPKYLDNVLAELASQGVEDDGT, encoded by the exons ATGGCGGCAAAATGTATAGTTTGGGAATGGCAAGAAAACTCAATGCTATGGCTCCCCTATAGTGCACAACTATCGCAGTTTCTCGAGGATAATTTTGCCAAAAATCTTCATGACAAACATCTGAATCTGGGAGCCGTGGAGCCATCGATGGCTTGTTATGATATTAATTTTGGTCTGATGATACAGACAAGGAAAGATACAG GGACCGTAAGAGGAGTACGGCGGACTGTATGTGCCCATGATTCACCATTTGCTAGGGGTTTTTCCTGGACTTGGGAAGGTGACTATGGTGATTGGATATCTTATGATGTTACCACTGCATGCGATTTGGAAAAAGCATGTGATCTTCAGCACTCTATGCTAGATTTAAGCTCCTGTGCTATCGGCTTGCCAAACATTGTTGACTTTAGAAAGATGGAGCAAATTAACAAGAACACTGGGTTTAGGAGAAAAGTTTTGAGAAAGTCAGATCCACATCCTTATCCTAAAGATACTAAAAGAAGTCCTTCTAAGAGCATGCCAAAAAGTCCAGGAGGACATTCAGCATCAAAAGCACCAGCATCAAATGTATCACCATCAAAGCAAGAGTCCCCTAAATCTGGGAAAGCTTCCAATGTAAAAGAAACCTCAGAGTCAGACAAGAAATCAAAGGCAAAGAAGTTAAAAGTTTCTAAAAGTGGTGTACTGCAGAAATTTTGCAAAACTTCTTCAAACCCGCCAGATGAG GAGTGTGCCATATGCATTGAGAAGTTATCAAAAGTTTCAGGCTTCTGTCAGACTGCAAGTTCTACTCTTCCTAAGGTCAAACAACTCACAAAATGCAATCATTGCTTCCATGAGGAATGTCTTCTTGAGCTTTTGAAAAACTCTAAG GGTGGCTGCATACAGTGTCCCACATGTAAGACAATCCATGGTCACAAGATTGGAACCCAACCAGATGGATCAATGACTGTTCACAGTACAAGCCATTCTCTCCCTGGATATCCAGACTGTGGCATGATTACCATCAGATATGACTTCAGACCAGGAATCCAG GGCCCCGAGCACCCTCACCCTGGTAACAGATATCACACGTCAGGCTTCCCAAGGACCTGCTACCTCCCAGATAATCAAAAAGGGCAAAAG GTTCTAAGACTTCTCCGTGAAGCATGGAGTCGCAGACTCATATTCACCATAGCAACATCGGTAACAACAGGTCTTGAGGACACTGTGGTATGGAATGAGATTCATCATAAAACAGATGCATTCACAAATCACAGTGGACATGGATACCCTGACCCTAAATACCT